In Amycolatopsis endophytica, the following are encoded in one genomic region:
- a CDS encoding fumarate reductase/succinate dehydrogenase flavoprotein subunit translates to MTEVERHSYDVVVIGAGGAGLRAVIEARQRGLSVAVVCKSLFGKAHTVMAEGGCAAAMGNANERDSWQVHFRDTMRGGKFLNNWRMAELHAKEAPDRVWELETYGALFDRTKDGRISQRNFGGHTYPRLAHVGDRTGLELIRTMQQKIVSLQQEDLRDHGDYEAKLKVFAECTITELLKDGDRIAGAFGYWRESGRFILFEAPAVVLATGGIGKSFKVTSNSWEYTGDGHALALRAGADLINMEFVQFHPTGMVWPPSVKGILVTEGVRGDGGVLKNSEDKRFMFDYVPDVFKGQYADSEEEADRWYTDQEANRRTPDLLPRDEVARAINSEVKEGRGSPHGGVFLDIASRLTPEEIRRRLPSMYHQFKELADVDITAEAMEVGPTCHYVMGGIEVDPDTAASSVRGLFAAGECSGGMHGSNRLGGNSLSDLLVFGRRAGLGASSYVEGLETRPSVAQADIDNAARTALVPFDPPAEGVEENPYTLHSELQQSMNDLVGIIRKAEEIEQALAKLEEIKKRIRNVTVEGHRQFNPGWHLAVDLRNMLLVSECVARAALLRTESRGGHTRDDYPQMDSVWRNRLLVCSASGEDPLALEVDVTPKDQEPMRAELLELFELSELEKYYTDDELAGHPGRQS, encoded by the coding sequence ATGACCGAGGTCGAGCGGCACAGCTATGACGTGGTGGTGATCGGCGCGGGTGGCGCCGGCCTGCGAGCGGTGATCGAGGCGCGGCAGCGCGGGCTGTCGGTGGCGGTGGTGTGCAAGTCGCTGTTCGGCAAGGCGCACACGGTCATGGCCGAGGGCGGGTGCGCCGCCGCGATGGGCAACGCCAACGAGCGGGACAGCTGGCAGGTGCACTTCCGGGACACCATGCGCGGCGGGAAGTTCCTCAACAACTGGCGAATGGCGGAGCTGCACGCGAAGGAGGCGCCGGACCGCGTCTGGGAGCTGGAGACCTACGGCGCGCTGTTCGACCGCACCAAGGACGGCCGCATCAGCCAGCGCAACTTCGGCGGGCACACCTACCCCCGCCTGGCGCACGTCGGCGACCGCACCGGGCTCGAGCTGATCCGCACGATGCAGCAGAAGATCGTGTCGCTGCAACAGGAGGACCTGCGCGACCACGGCGACTACGAGGCCAAGCTCAAGGTGTTCGCCGAGTGCACGATCACCGAGCTGCTCAAGGACGGCGACCGCATCGCCGGCGCGTTCGGGTACTGGCGGGAAAGCGGCCGGTTCATCCTGTTCGAGGCGCCGGCCGTGGTGCTCGCGACCGGCGGAATCGGCAAGTCGTTCAAGGTCACGTCGAACTCGTGGGAGTACACCGGCGACGGGCACGCGCTCGCGCTGCGTGCCGGGGCGGACCTGATCAACATGGAGTTCGTCCAGTTCCACCCGACCGGTATGGTCTGGCCGCCGAGCGTCAAGGGCATCCTCGTCACCGAGGGCGTGCGCGGTGACGGTGGCGTGCTCAAGAACTCCGAGGACAAGCGGTTCATGTTCGACTACGTGCCGGACGTGTTCAAGGGTCAGTACGCCGACTCCGAGGAGGAGGCCGACCGCTGGTACACCGACCAGGAGGCCAACCGCCGGACGCCGGACCTGCTGCCGCGTGACGAGGTGGCGCGGGCGATCAACTCGGAGGTCAAGGAGGGGCGCGGATCGCCGCACGGCGGCGTGTTCCTGGACATCGCCAGCAGGCTGACGCCGGAGGAGATCCGCAGGCGGCTGCCGTCGATGTACCACCAGTTCAAGGAACTGGCCGATGTGGACATCACGGCCGAGGCGATGGAGGTCGGGCCGACCTGCCACTACGTGATGGGCGGCATCGAGGTCGACCCGGACACCGCGGCTTCCAGTGTGCGCGGGCTGTTCGCGGCCGGTGAGTGTTCCGGCGGGATGCACGGGTCGAACCGGCTGGGCGGCAACTCGCTGTCGGACCTGCTGGTGTTCGGCCGTCGCGCCGGACTCGGCGCTTCGTCCTATGTGGAGGGTCTGGAGACCCGTCCGTCGGTGGCGCAGGCCGACATCGACAACGCGGCGCGCACCGCGCTCGTCCCGTTCGACCCGCCCGCCGAGGGTGTCGAGGAGAATCCGTACACGCTGCACAGCGAGCTGCAGCAGTCGATGAACGACCTCGTCGGCATCATCCGCAAGGCCGAGGAGATCGAGCAGGCGCTGGCGAAGCTGGAGGAGATCAAGAAGCGCATCCGCAACGTCACCGTCGAGGGGCACCGGCAGTTCAACCCGGGCTGGCACCTGGCCGTGGACCTGCGCAACATGCTGCTGGTCAGCGAGTGCGTGGCGCGGGCGGCACTGCTGCGCACCGAAAGCCGCGGCGGGCACACCCGCGACGACTACCCGCAGATGGATTCGGTGTGGCGCAACAGGTTGCTGGTGTGCAGCGCCTCCGGTGAGGATCCGCTGGCGCTGGAGGTCGACGTCACGCCGAAGGACCAGGAGCCGATGCGCGCCGAGCTGCTGGAGCTGTTCGAGCTGTCGGAGCTGGAGAAGTACTACACCGACGACGAGCTGGCCGGGCACCCGGGGAGGCAATCGTGA
- a CDS encoding succinate dehydrogenase/fumarate reductase iron-sulfur subunit — protein MSYKASFRVWRGDSAGGGLQDFTVEVNEGEVVLDIIHRLQATQASDLAVRWNCKAGKCGSCSAEINGRPRLLCMTRMSVFDEDEVITVTPMRTFPVIRDLVTDVSYNYTKAREIPAFTPPADLKPGEYRMKQVDVERSQEFRKCIECYLCQNTCHVIRDHDENKENFAGPRYLMRIAELEMHPLDVADRRHAAQDEHGLGYCNITKCCTEVCPEGIHITDNALIPMKERVADRRYDPVVWLGSKIFRRTSD, from the coding sequence GTGAGTTACAAGGCGTCTTTCCGGGTCTGGCGCGGGGATTCGGCGGGCGGTGGGCTGCAGGACTTCACCGTGGAGGTCAACGAGGGTGAGGTCGTGCTCGACATCATCCACCGGTTGCAGGCCACGCAAGCCTCGGACCTGGCCGTGCGGTGGAACTGCAAGGCGGGCAAGTGCGGTTCGTGCTCGGCGGAGATCAACGGCCGCCCGCGGCTGCTGTGCATGACGCGGATGTCGGTGTTCGACGAGGACGAGGTCATCACCGTGACGCCGATGCGGACGTTCCCGGTGATCCGCGACCTGGTCACGGACGTCTCCTACAACTACACCAAGGCGCGCGAAATCCCCGCGTTCACGCCGCCGGCGGACCTGAAACCGGGCGAGTACCGGATGAAGCAGGTCGACGTGGAGCGCTCGCAGGAGTTCCGCAAGTGCATCGAGTGCTACCTGTGCCAGAACACCTGCCACGTGATCCGCGACCACGACGAGAACAAGGAGAACTTCGCCGGGCCGCGCTACCTGATGCGGATCGCGGAGCTGGAAATGCACCCGCTCGACGTGGCCGACCGGCGGCACGCCGCCCAGGACGAGCACGGGCTCGGGTACTGCAACATCACGAAGTGCTGCACGGAGGTCTGCCCGGAGGGCATCCACATCACGGACAACGCGCTGATCCCGATGAAGGAGCGCGTGGCGGACCGCCGCTACGATCCGGTGGTCTGGCTGGGCAGCAAGATCTTCCGCCGCACGAGCGACTGA